CCATCGCCTCATCCAACCACAAATGCAGCGGAAACTGAGCACATTTACCTGTCGGGCCGGCAATCAAAGCCAAACCCAACAACGCCGCCACCGTTGGCGATAACTGAGCAGTTTCTGCCCACTGATATAGATCATTAAAATTCAAACTTCCCGCCATCGTCGCCAGAGCCACCACGCCCATCAAAAGCAGGATATCGCCCACCCGCTTCGTCAAAAACGCATCTCGCGCCGCCGTCACAACCAAAGGCTGAGCATACCAAAACCCGACTAATAAATAAGTCGAAAGCGTCAGCATTTCCAGCAAAGCGTAACTTAAAAACAAAGAATTACTAATGACCAAAGCACTCATCGCCGCCTCAAAAAAGCCCATCAAAGAAAAAAAGCGAGCCAACCCCCAATCTTTCTCTAAATAACCCAAAGCAAAAACCTGAGCCAGCAGGGAAAGCCCAGTTACCAATTCCATCGCTCCGACAGTGACACTAGAGATATCCAGCGCCAGTGATAAATCTAAATCAGCGAATTGCAACCAGTGAAATAAAATTTCAAAAGGTTCACGGTTCCAAGTCTCTCGAAGTAACACTGCACCGTGTATAAACCCTACAACAGTCATCAACAAATTAATATAAGCAGCCGGTCGCGGCCCCGTGCGGCGGATAATCCCCATTGACCAAGGCAAAGTTAAAACTGCCCCAATTAAGCCATAAAAAGGTATCCACCAACTTGTCAGCAGGAGAAATTGATTCATCTAAATTTCCTTTCAAATCACTAAAATGCCTCCCAGAGGGAAGGTTGTTTGTTGAAACTTTTTAGGGAGTTGGCACTCCCTGCTCAATCTGGGAGCAGGTGAGCCACCAGCATCCAGCAGAGCGATATGGTGATAAACCCCCTGAAAGACGTTTCAGAGAGTAGAGTCAAACCGAGTACGAATAATTTTAAACTTTCGATCACTTTAGCTTATCCTATCCATTGGCAGAAAGTATGCTTGCCAGACTAAAGAATCATAAATTAACCCGGTAATTTTTACTTATCGATTGCCATTATTAAGTTTTATTACTCAGTCGCCAAATTCTCGAAATAATCTTTTGAGCCGTCGCTTCAACTGTTCTGTTTTGGTGTAAAATGCCGGCTTTACTGATGTAGGGGCCGCCGGCATCCCTGGCAACACCAGACGCAAAAAAACCAAAGCTACAACGGCAATTTGCTTTACAAAAAGCCCATTTCGTGCAAGAGTAATAAAAAAATTATAAAAATCAACAACTCGGCACTCTAGCAACGCCTGAATATATAGCTGACCTACCTTTTCTGCTGATTGTTAAGTTTTTTAAATATTTTTAATTTAACTTAATCATAATGATTTATATTGTCAAGGGTGCCAACCTTCTCTATTCTTAAACATGGTAAGGCTAAAGTTTTTTCTAGGTTAGAAAAAATCGGCATATCCGTAAAAATTTGCAAGGGACATCTGGGGAACCCTAGTAAATACGCTCATCCTACAGGAGATAAAAATGTCAATTGCAGTTGGAATGATTGAAACTAAAGGCTTTCCGGCTGTTGTGGAAGCAGCAGACGCAATGGTAAAAGCCGCTCGCGTCACCTTAGTTGGTTATGAAAAAATCGGAAGCGGACGAGTCACAGTTATTGTGCGCGGGGATGTATCGGAAGTCCAAGCCTCTGTTGCGGCTGGCGTAGAAAACGTCAAACGAGTGTTTGGCGGAGAAGTTTTATCCACCCACATCATCGCTCGGCCCCACGAAAACTTAGAATATGTTTTGCCTATTCGTTATACCGAAGCCGTCGAACAGTTCCGCTCTTACTAGCAATCAAAAACCGCACTGGTAGGCGGTTTTAGCTTTTTCCTTTAACGCCCAGTCCGTCAAAGGAAAAAAGTGCAATGTATAGAGTTTTTTAGAGGTTAATTTGTAACCACAAAAAACCTTAGATGAGCATAGGACAGAATAGTTAGCTCAAACAAAATAGAAGGAGTCAAAAAAATGTCAATTGCAGTCGGAATGGTTGAAACACTAGGCTTTCCCGCAGTGGTAGAAGCAGCAGACGCGATGGTGAAAGCAGCGCGCGTCACCTTAGTTGGTTATGAAAAAATTGGTAGCGGAAGAGTCACCGTAATTGTGCGGGGAGATGTCTCCGAAGTACAAGCCTCCGTCGCCGCCGGTGTAGAAAACGTCAAGCGAGTAAACGGTGGTCAAGTGTTGTCTACCCACATCATTGCCCGCCCCCACGAAAACCTAGAATACGTTCTGCCTATTCGTTATACCGAAGCCGTCGAACAGTTCCGCGAAGCTACTGGTGGCATCCGTCCCATCGGTAGACCGTAGAAAAAATCATGCAACTGGCAAGAGTACGCGGCACCGTTGTGTCCACCCAAAAAGAACCCAGTCTGCGAGGAGTCAAACTGCTGCTGTTGCAACTACTAGACGAAGAAGGGCAACCCCTACCAGGCTATGAAGTTGCAGCAGACTCAGTAGGAGCCGGCCTTGACGAATGGGTACTGGTAAGTCGGGGAAGTGCCGCCCGCCAGTCAAGTGATAGCACAAGCCGTCCGCTTGATGCGCTTGTCGTTGGCATTGTTGACACCGTAAACGTTGACAACCGCCTGCTGTACAGCAAAAAAGACCAATATCGCTAATAGCACTTCAGTTCTGGCGTCAGAGCAGACATGAGAAGCGCACAAAAAAACGACTAAGCAAAAAAAGCACTAGGGACAAAAAGGTTTTTAAGGAAGGAGGAACATACTTATGGTAGCAGCCCGCAGATTGGCCGCTCCCCCCACACCCTGGTCGAGGAACTTAGCAGAACCAAAGATCCACGACTCAGCTTATGTGCATTCATTTTCCAAGATCATCGGGGATGTCAAGATTGGCGCAAATGTGTTAGTCGCCCCCGGCACAAGCATCCGCGCTGATGAAGGTTCCCCCTTCTCTATCGGAGACAACACCAACATTCAAGATGGCGTAGTCATTCACGGCTTAGAAGAAGGCCGCGTCATTGGCGATGATGGCAATAGCTATTCAGTGTGGATAGGCCAAAGAACCTCAATCACCCACATGGCACTCATTCACGGGCCGGCCTATGTGGGAGATGACTCTTTTATTGGTTTCCGCTCCACCGTCTTTAATTCTCGCGTTGGCAAGGGCTGTATCATAATGATGCACG
Above is a genomic segment from Ancylothrix sp. D3o containing:
- a CDS encoding carbon dioxide-concentrating mechanism protein CcmK, which codes for MSIAVGMIETKGFPAVVEAADAMVKAARVTLVGYEKIGSGRVTVIVRGDVSEVQASVAAGVENVKRVFGGEVLSTHIIARPHENLEYVLPIRYTEAVEQFRSY
- a CDS encoding carbon dioxide-concentrating mechanism protein CcmK, with amino-acid sequence MSIAVGMVETLGFPAVVEAADAMVKAARVTLVGYEKIGSGRVTVIVRGDVSEVQASVAAGVENVKRVNGGQVLSTHIIARPHENLEYVLPIRYTEAVEQFREATGGIRPIGRP
- a CDS encoding EutN/CcmL family microcompartment protein; its protein translation is MQLARVRGTVVSTQKEPSLRGVKLLLLQLLDEEGQPLPGYEVAADSVGAGLDEWVLVSRGSAARQSSDSTSRPLDALVVGIVDTVNVDNRLLYSKKDQYR